The nucleotide window CTCAACCCACTTTAGCGACGGCTACACCGACCGGGTTCCGCAGATGGACGACGAAATTTTTGCCATAGATGGCGCCCGAATGCCCTTTATTCTCCGCCCAACCGGTCCGCAACAACATCGGATAGTGGGTATTTGTTTATTAGGGGCGACTCAGGACCTAGATCATTGGGTGGAGAGAAAGAAGCATATGAACGGCGTATGCAGCATCCCGAGGCCCATTAGGGAGCAGACGGAGATGATTGAGATCTACTGATTTAGGCAACTCTTTCTCTCAATCTTGTATTCATGGTGTTCCCCTATAGATTTCATTTTCGTATTCAATAAAGAACCAAGACCAGGCGCAAAAAATTTTCTCGTCTTATATAAACATCTGCACAAGTAGTATAAGCATTTTCTCACAGCGATTACACAGATATCTTGTATCACTCGATCAATCAATTATGGATAACCAGAAGCAGATGTAATAAGCCGAGTATCAAAATGTATTATCAATTTTATTCTATCTTACCTCAGATCTAAGCTCCACTACCTCCCTTCACATATCCCTCAAACCCACCCCCACATTACCCCTTTTTCTCTCTCCAAAACTCCAAGAACCGATTTACAATCCTCATCTCCCAATAATGCGCCTCACGAATATACGCTGGCTCCGCAGCTACATCCTTAATCCCATAGCTATCCCAATGATGCCCCGCACCCGCAATCAAATAACTCGGATACTCATCACTACTAATCCTCGGACTAGACGCAAAGTTGGAATGATAGCACAAATCAAGCCACACATCCGTGTTCCCGTCAATGAGCGCCAGGTTCTCGGCTTGTAGGTCCCACCCGCCGTACTTGTTGTAGTAGTGCAGAGACGGCGTAGCAGGAACGCTGTTGAATTGGCCGTCGGGAAAGGCCCAGGTACACCATTGTTGGGTGTAAGGGATTTTCAGGACGCGCGAGATAAGCGAGGGACCCATTACGGGGGCAACTTGGTAGCCACCGGATTCCGCGCATGTGGAGTAGAGGTAGGAGCGAGCGGCGCCGTTTGTGGGGTCAGCGTAGAAGGTTTGGTTTTGGGTGCTGAAGCAGCCGGGATCTGTGGAGTTGATGCGGCCGGTGGTACATAGGGGTAGGAAGATTTGCTTGATGTAGTTTGCGTAGTTGCCGAGGCCGGTCCAGGGGTCGCCGTTTGTGTATTTGGAGAGGGATGTGTCGATGCTGCTGATATTTGCGGGTGGGTTGGGGTTTGTGACGTTACTGCAAAAGTTCCAGAAGTCGTTGTGGCCGTAGAGAGGGGACCAGTTGAGCTCTTGCCAGGTGTTTGTGGGGTAATTCATTGGGCCGCCGATGGGGAAGGCGATGGTCATGGCGAAGTCGCCTAGGCTGGAGAGGTCCCCAAGACCGAAGACTTCTTTTACGGCTTGGATGCCTTCTTTGTTGTCGTCCCAGATGAGGTTGTCGATTTTGTTGATAATATCGACAATAAGGGAGACACAGTCCGCGGGTCCATACTTCATGATCGGGTTGTACCAGGTTGGGTATTCGAGGAGTGCTTGAACAGTGGCACTGCTGCCAATGCCACCGGCAAACTTGCCATTATAAGTCTTCATGGTAAATGCGGTTTGTGCACCAGCGAGCGAACCACCGTACATTATCCATGGAACGTCGGGTCCGCTGAGGGTAGCATTGACACCAGGGAACGTGGCATATTCCCTGAAGTAGGCGTTATCAGCAATTGCTGTTATCTGTTAGTTAGTTTCGTTGGCAAGAAGTTTTTGTATAACCTACTCTGCTCCGTAGTCAAGAACCTTAACTCATCCGTCGTACTAGTATTAAACGGATAGCTCTCTCCATAATACCGATTCTCAAGAATTACACCCAGGCCACTAAACTTTTCCATCAATATCTGAATGACTATTCCAACTCGTTAGTCATCTTTCCCAGACAAAAATGCATTCAAGACTTACTTCCAGTCTGCAAGTTCGGGAATCTCGATTCTCCACTCGTCTCTCCACCAATGTAGAGAAAAACCGGGCCTCCAGGCTTGTAGTACGACGAATCAAAGACTAAATACTCAACGATCAGTTCAAAGGTCCTAATTGTCGGGGCTCCAGTGGGATGAGGACTTACAGTACCGCTGCTTAAACGTATCATTCGTATGCGGAACATAGCGACAGCTCTCAGGAAAATGATCAATCTGCCTTGAATCAGGTACAACCCCACAGAACATCATCAACAAACCTTGAACAAGAGGAACCAAAAGAAAAACATACCGGCATATCAATCGTATGCGGCGCATACCCCTCCGCCGCCCTCTTGCTGCTCATCCACCTCGGCTGCAGGACAGCCTCCGCCACAACCGCCAGTCCACCAATCAACGCAATTAGACCCTTCATCTTGAAATTATTTGAAACTTCAACCAAGAACAGAGAAAAGAAAAAGAGAATCAAGGACCTTCGTATACCTCCTTAACCCGTCCCCAGCTCACACCTCGGAGCAGAGCAAGCTCGCGCATTTACTAGTTCAGGTTGCGAAAGCGGGGCAGGTGCAGGAGCGCTAGGCAGAAAGAGGCAGTTGGGTACAAAGCTTGGTTAAGCTTGGGGAAGCTTGGTTGGTTTTAAGTGGGTGTGATGATGACGGGCTGCGTATTGCTTACGAGGTGTTATCTGGGTAACACGGCGGACGAGGGACGGGATGTAGTTGGGGGCGGGGAATTTAGATGTGTTGGTGTCTGGGGGTCCTTTTTTGCAGACATTGTTGAAGTGGGATTGAGATGTGGGATACGGGGGTGTTTACTACACTGCTATAGTTTTTTGGACTCTACTGCTGCTCCTGTGAACATGTTTCTACCTACTTTCTTTTCTCAGACTAGCTGCTAGCTTATCTTTGGCGTGGAGTGGGGGGATAGTCAGTGCGTAAGGCCGGCCGATGGTCAACCGTCAATGTCAGATCAGTAACGCCGATTGGCATACATTTTCTCGTACCCGTGAAAGGATTGACAGCTTGGAACATCTAATTCTCTCACACATGGAAGCCGTATGTATCACTATCTAAGCCGAGGTGACTACAGAAAACTCATATCCTTCACTCGAGAGCCTCGCTCGTCGGTCGGATGAGCATGCCGGCCTTCTCGTATGTCCGATCCGTGGCTTCCATTTGCTTGATACTCTCCTCGCCTGTCACCCAAGCGCCACTTCCCTCCCTCCTCTTGATCTTGTTCACGAATTCTTCAAGCTGGTATCGATACGTAGCCCACCAGCCCTGACCTTTGTTCTCTCCACCCATGCCTTCAGGCCATGTGTATGCTTTCAACTTGTCTGTAGTCTGTTCTTGTTTGAGGATTTGGCCGGTCTTGGGATCGAGGAATTTGATCGTAGTTGTGACATCGATGCGGTGCCATACATGTGGACCCATGAAGTTCCAGAAGATGACCGTCTTCTGACTAGACCTATCAACCCCATCTTGAGCTTCGAGCTTCTCTGGTCGCAAGCGGACGGTCGATGTAGACAGCAGGCCTTGAAAATTGGGCCAGTTGGATGTTAGCCATGGGAACCAGTATCCACCCCTCTTGCCTAAATCTGCGAACATGTGTCCTTTTCCACCATTGGGAAAGGTGTAGGTAGCCTTCATGGCTTGGTCACATCGCTGATCGAACGGCTGATGTATAAGACGAGGCGTTGCAGAGTCAACTTGTACGGGTTCAGTGCCGAATACGCCTCGTACTGAAGACAGCGTGTAGTGTCCCAAGTCCATGGCAGTACCACCAGCAAGATTATAATCGAACCTGATGTCGGTGTTAGGGAAAGCACCTGCGGGCACTCCAGCGCTAGCATCTACACTCTCGACCAAATTCTTGTCAAATTGAGCGAGAAAGACGTGCCATGCGGGATGGAAGCGGTAGTGGCTTGCTTCGACAAGCACTGGTGCGTTTGGGGCATTGAACAGTGGGTGGTGAAAGAGTGAGCGTGCTTCTTGCGCGTTGGAGACTGACGGCTTTTCGAGCAGCACGTGTTTTCCAGCTTTGAGCGCGGCAAGCGTCCATTTGTAGTGTAGACCATTGGGCAATGGGTTGTATATGCAGTCAATCGATGGGTCATTGATCAGTGCTGTGATGTGTTAGTGAGTGTGCTCACATGCACACAGGTTGCTCGACTACTATCAAGGCATGCCCCGTAGAAGCCAACAAACCTTCGTAGCTGTCGTGGACAATGGGGACATCCCATCGTTTCGCATAAGCCTCTGCTTTTTTCCTGTCCCTTGCTGCAACCGCAACTACAATGACGTCGGCATGGGAACGTGCTTGAATGATCAAAGCCTGTGGACTGTTTCACCCTTGGGATTAGCTCCCGAAGACAATCAAACTAAACTTAGAAGTTAAGACGGTAAACCAAACATACGCAATCGCGGCGGCCCCTAGTATCCCAAAACGAAGAGCGTCGTCATTCTTCTTTACCGGCTTTCGCCCGGCTGCCCACTCGCCAAACTCTCCTAGGTAGTTCAACCAGTCAACAAGGCCCATGATTGATAATAGTCGCGGTTGTGAGATGAGAAGCACAGGGATGGAGTTGAAGATGTTTCGTTTCGTGAGGAGCCTTGCAAGCTGTATCTCCCGCTTTCTGTAGTTGACACTGAAGCGGGGTTACGCCCCGTTCCCAACTACCTAGATAGTACACATGCAACTACTCTAGCAATCTTGCGATAGCCAGCAAAGTTGGTGCATCTAATTCCCGCATCAATGCTAATGATGATGTAGTTTGTACATTTCAGGGTCTCCAAGCACATGCCCGGCGTTGCATGCTGGGGTGTGGCTGTGCATGCTTGGCGCTACCTCGGCCTGAATTGCACCGCAGTGTCAGGCCATTTCCTCCTTGGCAGCATCCAGAAATAGATGGCTAATGTAAAGCACGCGGCATACCCAGTGGACGATCAGGGTGCCGCAAGCTGAGGCTCCATAGTAGTTGCAATATAATACCTAGCAAACACTTTAGGCAGAAACCAGGCATCAGCATAATAGTAATAGAGCGTGGGGCCCACAACGACACTGTATACCTCGTTCAGGTTGAGGCATAAGTGTGATATAGACGCAGCCAGGACCTGGTTCGTTGGAGATGGGATGATATGCCGTCCTCGGAGTCAAGGGCCCGGCTAATGAGAACAAAGGCAACGGAACACCGAGGCATTTGGCTCGTCCGACGACGCCCTCTGGAACACGACAACGAGTCGAGGTCCGTAACGGCCAAGGCAAGTCTGAGGCATAGCGGCGTCGACGTCGGCCTATTTAGACTTTTTTCTGCCAGGCCAGGCCATGCTAGGCCGCAACCGGCAAAAGGACGGCAATAGCAATACTGTAGCCAGCGACTCGTGAGGGCGACCTGAGGCGCGTTTCAGGTGTAAATCGCGGTGGCGAGAGATGCGGCATTGCCTTGCATGAACATGCCGTTCAGGAGAGGTCGTGTGTGATCGACGGGCGCTGATGCACGCGTGCCTGGTTGCCTGCGAAACGAATTGCGCAACCGAGGTGTGTATGAGCCACAGCCACATAGGGCCCACACACTCACACAATGTCTCGCCAAGCACGCCATGTCACGTGTCTTGGGTAAGTATAGACATGTACATGACGCTATCTCACACTGCGGTAGGATCACCTCGATGATGTCAAGATTCAGATGCAGCGGAGATTTGGTCGGACACGGAGAAATTTGCAACTGGCGGTGCAAGCTTGGACGAGCGTGATGGAGACAAAGTGCAAAAAAGCAGTGGGCCGAGCGTCAATGATCAACCGGAGACGATGGATACCGTGATTGGATCTTCCTGGGGGTGAATTGATCTTGTTGGCTACTCGGTATGAAGCGGCTCGCTAAAAGCCACGACGCCTGGCACCGGAGGTCacaagatgaagatgaagatgatgatTGCTTCAAACGGCCATGCAGCGGTGAGCAAGCTCGCTGCTCGACAATGGAAGCTTTTGCTAGAGCGGCA belongs to Pyrenophora tritici-repentis strain M4 chromosome 10, whole genome shotgun sequence and includes:
- a CDS encoding Peptidase-S28 multi-domain protein, which encodes MKGLIALIGGLAVVAEAVLQPRWMSSKRAAEGYAPHTIDMPIDHFPESCRYVPHTNDTFKQRYFFDSSYYKPGGPVFLYIGGETSGESRFPNLQTGIIQILMEKFSGLGVILENRYYGESYPFNTSTTDELRFLTTEQTIADNAYFREYATFPGVNATLSGPDVPWIMYGGSLAGAQTAFTMKTYNGKFAGGIGSSATVQALLEYPTWYNPIMKYGPADCVSLIVDIINKIDNLIWDDNKEGIQAVKEVFGLGDLSSLGDFAMTIAFPIGGPMNYPTNTWQELNWSPLYGHNDFWNFCSNVTNPNPPANISSIDTSLSKYTNGDPWTGLGNYANYIKQIFLPLCTTGRINSTDPGCFSTQNQTFYADPTNGAARSYLYSTCAESGGYQVAPVMGPSLISRVLKIPYTQQWCTWAFPDGQFNSVPATPSLHYYNKYGGWDLQAENLALIDGNTDVWLDLCYHSNFASSPRISSDEYPSYLIAGAGHHWDSYGIKDVAAEPAYIREAHYWEMRIVNRFLEFWREKKG
- a CDS encoding oxidoreductase domain containing protein; its protein translation is MGLVDWLNYLGEFGEWAAGRKPVKKNDDALRFGILGAAAIAPQALIIQARSHADVIVVAVAARDRKKAEAYAKRWDVPIVHDSYEALINDPSIDCIYNPLPNGLHYKWTLAALKAGKHVLLEKPSVSNAQEARSLFHHPLFNAPNAPVLVEASHYRFHPAWHVFLAQFDKNLVESVDASAGVPAGAFPNTDIRFDYNLAGGTAMDLGHYTLSSVRGVFGTEPVQVDSATPRLIHQPFDQRCDQAMKATYTFPNGGKGHMFADLGKRGGYWFPWLTSNWPNFQGLLSTSTVRLRPEKLEAQDGVDRSSQKTVIFWNFMGPHVWHRIDVTTTIKFLDPKTGQILKQEQTTDKLKAYTWPEGMGGENKGQGWWATYRYQLEEFVNKIKRREGSGAWVTGEESIKQMEATDRTYEKAGMLIRPTSEALE